ATTGCAGATAATTATGAAAGAAATATAAAACCTATTGGTTATAAAAAATTTGATAACTATGCATCATTAAAGGTTAAATCCGTTGAAAGAGAATATTATGGCGGAGAAGTATATAGTGTAGAAACAGATAATAATTTGTTAATATCTTCTTATGGATTGTTAATTCATAACTGCTTCCCAAAAGATGTTAGGGCACTTATAAATCAGTTTGAAAACCACAATATCTCCCCAAAATTGATTAAAGCCACAGATGAAGTAAATGATGAACAAATAAAATGGTTCTTCGATAAAATTAAAAATTATTATAACAACGATATTAATCAAAAAACCTTTGCAGTGTTGGGATTGGCATTTAAGCCAAATACTGATGATTTAAGAGAAAGCAGAGGTATAAAATTAATTGATTTGCTGTTAGAAGATGGTGCAATAGTTAAGGGCTTCGATTATGTTGAGAAAGCGAGAGAAAATACCATTAATAAATATAAGTTGGATAAATCAAAAGCATTTTATGGATATAATTTATATGTATTAGATGATTTATACGAAACTGTAAAAGATGTTGATGCCATTATAATAACTACGGAATATGATTTCAATGATGAAGATTGGGAAAAAATAAACAAATTAGTTAAGGATAAAGTTGTATTTGATGGTAGAAATATTCTCGATATGGACAAAATAAAGAAATTGGGATTTGAGTATTATGGGGTAGGTAGGAAATGAAATATAAAAATATTTTAATAACTGGAAGTGCGGGATTTATTGGATTTCATTTAAGCAAATATTTATTGGAAAATTATAATAATGTCCAAGTCATTGGGATTGATAATCTAAATAATTACTACAATCCCCTTTTAAAGGAAAAGAGAAATGATATCTTAAAAAATTATGAAAATTACAACTTTATTAAAGCTGATTTTTCTAACTGGAATGATTTGGAAAATAATCTAAAAAATAAAGATATTGATTTAATAGTTCATCTCGGAGCTCAGGCTGGTGTGAGGTACTCTTTGGAGAATCCTTGGGCCTATGAAAAATCAAACCTATTAGGAACGATGAATATATTTGAGCTCGCTAGAAAGCTAAATATAGAAAAGGTTGTTTATGCTTCTTCATCATCAGTATATGGAGGGAATAAAAAGATTCCATTTAGTGAAGATGATATCGTGGATAAACCTGTTTCTTTATATGCTGCAACAAAAAAATCAAATGAATTAATGGCACATACTTACCACCATTTATACGACATTAAGATGATAGGATTAAGATTTTTTACAGTTTATGGGGAGTATGGAAGACCTGATATGGCATATTTTAAATTTGCAAAAAAAATACTGTCAAATGAACCTATTGACATATATAACTATGGAGATATGGAAAGAGATTTTACCTATATATCCGATGTTGTGGACGGCATAATTTCATCAATTGAAAAAGATTTTGATTATGAAATTTTTAATTTGGGAAACTCCCGACCTGTTAAGTTGATGTATTTTGTGGAGCTCCTTGAAAAATACCTTAACAAAGAGGCAGAAAAGAACTTTTTGCCCATGCAAGATGGGGATGTTTTAAGAACTTATGCGGATTTAAATAAAAGCAGTAAATTATTAAATTATAATCCAAAGGTTTCTATTGAAGAAGGGCTGAAAAGGTTTTGTAATTGGTTTTTAGAGAATAAGGAGTGGCTATTGGTGTTGTAAATATGGACTATAAAGAAAGGGCAATAAAAGGTATTAGTTGGAATTTTCTATTATTAATATTGGCGGCTCCCATTGGCTATTTAGTCAGGATGTTATATGCAAATGAAATTCCTAAATTGGAAGTTGGTCTATTTTATGCTGTTTTGGATTTTTGTTGTATGGTTGCTATTTTTAAAGATTTGGGTTTAAGTGCTGCATTAGTTAGGTTTATTCCAAAATTTATACATGAAAAAAGAAATGATTTAGTCAAATCAGCGATAGTAAGTGTTGGTATTTTACAGAGCTCTGTATCGTTGTTAATAACCATTGGAATTATTTTACTTTCTCCTTTAATAGCGAAATATTATATAAACAATCAGGGGCAATTTATAGGGCATTTAGATTTGGTTATTAATGTTTTAATTATTTTGAGTATAGGATATTGGTTTCAGAGTATAATGGATGTCATTAGAAATGCCATACAGGGCTTTCAAAATCAGAAGTATTTTGGAACTAGTAATTTTGTTAAGATTTCTTTAGTTTTGATTTCATCAGTAATATTCATCTATATTTTAGATATACACAATGTTTTTGCTCCAAGTTATGCATACACCATAACCCCAATATTAATGATATTAATCTATGCTTCCATATTTATTAAAAAGATTTTTCCAGAGTTTTTTAAGGGGAGATTTATTTTCTCAAAAAAACTAATTAAAGATTTATTTTCTTATGGGCTACCTGTTATGATGGGTAGTGCAGGGAGTTTAATTTTAGGCTATGTTGATGGAATTTGTTTAACTTACTTTACAGGTTTAAATGCAGTTGCTGATTATAGAAATGTGGCAATGCCTACGGTTAGTATTTTAGGTTATTTTGCAAGTGCTGTTGGTGCAGTCTTATTTCCAATGAGTTCCGAGTTATGGGAAAAGGGGCATAAAGAAGCATTAAGGTATGGAGTTGAAAGGATTTGTTTGTATTCTTTTGTTTTAGTTTTACCGATGGCAATATTGATGGCATATTTTCCAACAGTTGTTGTTAATTTACTATTTAACGCTCAATATTTGCCCGCAGCAGACGCCATAAGAATATTAAGTTTAGGAACCGTTTTTATGACTTTAAATGGGATTGGATTTACAGTATTAAATGGTATTGGAAAGCCTTCATTATCAACTAAAATTTTATATTTTGGGGCGACATTTAACTTAATTTTCAATCTTTTATTAATTCCAAAATTTGGAATTATTGGAGCATCTATAACCACCGTCTTAGGATACTTCATAATGTGGATTTTTCAGATGAAATATTTATCTAAATTTTTAGAGCATAAATTTTTAAATAAAAATTGGATATTAATTATATTCATTGGAATTTTTAGTTTAATTCCAATTATATTCATCAAAGATTTAATCAATAATATGTTTTTAGAGTTGGCTGTTTGCGGAATTGTTTATTTTGGAATATATATGTTGGGAATATTTGGACTAAAAATAATAAATATAAATGAGATTAATGATATTATTGGCAAAATTATAAAGAGGTAAGCAATCATGAAAAATAAAATCCTTGCATTAATCCCCGCAAGAGGGGGAAGTAAAGGACTTCCAAGAAAAAATATAAAACCACTGTTGGGAAAGCCTTTAATTGCTTGGACAATTGAGCAAGCAAAGAATAGCAAGTATGTAGATAAGGTTGTTGTATCTACTGATGATGAAGAAATTGCAGAAATTTCAAGAAAATATGGAGCAGAAGTTCCATTTTTAAGGCCGAAAGAATTGGCAAGAGATGATTCCCCTACAATTGATACAATTATGCATGCAACAAACTGGTTTGAAGAAAGAGGGGAAATTTTTGATATTATTGTATTACTTCAGCCAACATCACCATTAAAAACTACTGAGGATATTGATAATGCAATTGAACTATTTTTAAATAATAAAAATGCTCTATCATTAGTTAGTGTTAAAGAAAATGAACATCCGCCATTTTGGAGTTTTAAAATTGAAAACGACTATATAAAACCACTATTTGGAAATGAATATATTAATAAAAGGAGACAAGAACTCCCAAAATGCCATATACCAAATGGTGCAATATTTATATCCTATATTAAGGTATTAAAAGAATATAGGACATTTTACACTCCAAAAACAATATCCTACATAATGCCACCAGAAAGAAGTGTTGATATTGATAATGAATTTGATTTTCTATTGGCTGAATTTATCTTAAAAAAATAAAAAGTGATACAATGAAAAATTCTGTATATTCCCATCAACTTGTTATATATAAGATCATAAAAAATTTATGTACAAATAAAATATTATATGGCATATTTAGAATTTTAGAAGAAGCCAGATGGGAATACGAATATAAAAGATATCGGGAAAAATACGATATTCATCCAACATTTAGATTCAATGGTCCAGGAATTACTCTTTACGGCAATGGTAAAATAATATTGGGGGAAAATTCATATATTGGTAGATACAGCTCTATTCAATCGGTAGATGGATGTATTGTGAAAATTGGTAATAATTGTGCAATTAGTCATTATGTTATGATTTATACTGCAAATGCTGTTGCTGATCAAGATTTTAATAAGCCCAGAGACCAAAGAAAAATTAAAAAGGGTAATGTAATAATAGAAGATTTTTGTTGGATTGGTGCTCAAACATTTATTACTGAAGGAGTAAATATAGGTCAAAATGCTGCTGTTGTTGGAGCGAATTCTGTTGTTACAAAAGATATTCCCCCACATTCAATTGCAGTAGGATGTCCCACAAAAGTTATAAAATTTAAATCTTATTTAAATGATAAAGACATAATAAAATTAGCAAAAGATTACTGGAACATTTTACATCAAAATCTTAAAAAACATTTACTTACCCAATATGAAGAACTAAATAATTTAGGGGATTAAAATGTGAGACATTCAAAAGGAATTAATTAAAAAGATTCTAAAATATAAAATAACGAGAAAACTAGTAATTAAATATGGCCACACAATAACATGGTTAAAATATGTTAGATATTTTATTAAACCTCCAAAAGTTCCAAAAACTATCTATATTGAGACTACAAATGCTT
The window above is part of the Methanococcus aeolicus Nankai-3 genome. Proteins encoded here:
- a CDS encoding NAD-dependent epimerase/dehydratase family protein, whose translation is MKYKNILITGSAGFIGFHLSKYLLENYNNVQVIGIDNLNNYYNPLLKEKRNDILKNYENYNFIKADFSNWNDLENNLKNKDIDLIVHLGAQAGVRYSLENPWAYEKSNLLGTMNIFELARKLNIEKVVYASSSSVYGGNKKIPFSEDDIVDKPVSLYAATKKSNELMAHTYHHLYDIKMIGLRFFTVYGEYGRPDMAYFKFAKKILSNEPIDIYNYGDMERDFTYISDVVDGIISSIEKDFDYEIFNLGNSRPVKLMYFVELLEKYLNKEAEKNFLPMQDGDVLRTYADLNKSSKLLNYNPKVSIEEGLKRFCNWFLENKEWLLVL
- a CDS encoding flippase: MDYKERAIKGISWNFLLLILAAPIGYLVRMLYANEIPKLEVGLFYAVLDFCCMVAIFKDLGLSAALVRFIPKFIHEKRNDLVKSAIVSVGILQSSVSLLITIGIILLSPLIAKYYINNQGQFIGHLDLVINVLIILSIGYWFQSIMDVIRNAIQGFQNQKYFGTSNFVKISLVLISSVIFIYILDIHNVFAPSYAYTITPILMILIYASIFIKKIFPEFFKGRFIFSKKLIKDLFSYGLPVMMGSAGSLILGYVDGICLTYFTGLNAVADYRNVAMPTVSILGYFASAVGAVLFPMSSELWEKGHKEALRYGVERICLYSFVLVLPMAILMAYFPTVVVNLLFNAQYLPAADAIRILSLGTVFMTLNGIGFTVLNGIGKPSLSTKILYFGATFNLIFNLLLIPKFGIIGASITTVLGYFIMWIFQMKYLSKFLEHKFLNKNWILIIFIGIFSLIPIIFIKDLINNMFLELAVCGIVYFGIYMLGIFGLKIININEINDIIGKIIKR
- a CDS encoding acylneuraminate cytidylyltransferase family protein, whose product is MKNKILALIPARGGSKGLPRKNIKPLLGKPLIAWTIEQAKNSKYVDKVVVSTDDEEIAEISRKYGAEVPFLRPKELARDDSPTIDTIMHATNWFEERGEIFDIIVLLQPTSPLKTTEDIDNAIELFLNNKNALSLVSVKENEHPPFWSFKIENDYIKPLFGNEYINKRRQELPKCHIPNGAIFISYIKVLKEYRTFYTPKTISYIMPPERSVDIDNEFDFLLAEFILKK
- a CDS encoding acyltransferase, with amino-acid sequence MKNSVYSHQLVIYKIIKNLCTNKILYGIFRILEEARWEYEYKRYREKYDIHPTFRFNGPGITLYGNGKIILGENSYIGRYSSIQSVDGCIVKIGNNCAISHYVMIYTANAVADQDFNKPRDQRKIKKGNVIIEDFCWIGAQTFITEGVNIGQNAAVVGANSVVTKDIPPHSIAVGCPTKVIKFKSYLNDKDIIKLAKDYWNILHQNLKKHLLTQYEELNNLGD